The following are encoded together in the Ezakiella massiliensis genome:
- a CDS encoding SpoVG family protein, translating to MEITSVNVRLMENTGKLKAVCKVVMDDELAIHELKIIEGIHGLFIAMPSRQVKDEYFDIVHPVTNTMRKKMEEAIFKAYEAELARVE from the coding sequence ATGGAAATTACAAGTGTAAATGTCAGACTTATGGAAAACACAGGCAAGCTCAAAGCCGTATGCAAGGTTGTGATGGACGACGAACTCGCCATCCACGAACTCAAAATTATCGAAGGCATCCACGGCCTATTTATAGCCATGCCATCCAGACAAGTCAAAGACGAATACTTTGATATAGTCCACCCCGTCACCAACACCATGCGCAAGAAAATGGAAGAAGCCATCTTCAAGGCCTACGAAGCCGAACTTGCACGCGTGGAATAA
- a CDS encoding Mrp/NBP35 family ATP-binding protein — protein MQVEKFNLNENSKIKYTLAVVSGKGGVGKSLTSSLIATHLNKLGLKVGILDCDLTGPSIPEIFGVEDLAHGTETELYPNVTDTGISLMSMNLLLPNKTDPVIWRGPVLMNVLSDFYSKINWGDLDFLILDMPPGTGDVPLTIYQSYNVDGVIVVSTPSKMANVAVDKAVEMALRLNQNLIGEVQNMAYYRCKNCGEKEYLFGKYDERPGLKRIAEIPFDTDIGRAVDAGEVEFLEVYEYFELAKELQKLLDK, from the coding sequence ATGCAAGTAGAAAAATTTAATTTAAATGAAAATTCAAAAATAAAATACACACTCGCTGTTGTAAGCGGCAAGGGCGGGGTTGGCAAATCGCTCACATCAAGCCTTATCGCGACCCATTTAAACAAATTGGGACTCAAGGTCGGTATCTTGGACTGCGACTTAACAGGTCCATCCATACCAGAAATTTTTGGCGTAGAGGACCTGGCCCACGGGACCGAGACCGAGCTCTATCCAAATGTAACCGACACTGGCATCAGCCTCATGTCTATGAATTTGCTCTTGCCAAACAAGACTGACCCAGTAATTTGGAGGGGGCCCGTACTTATGAATGTGCTCTCGGATTTTTATTCCAAAATTAATTGGGGGGACTTGGATTTTTTAATTCTGGATATGCCGCCGGGAACTGGCGACGTGCCACTTACCATTTACCAATCATATAATGTTGACGGAGTCATAGTTGTGTCGACCCCATCCAAGATGGCCAATGTGGCAGTTGACAAGGCCGTTGAGATGGCCCTAAGGCTCAACCAAAATTTAATTGGCGAAGTTCAAAACATGGCTTATTACAGGTGCAAAAATTGCGGAGAAAAAGAATATTTATTTGGCAAGTACGACGAACGCCCAGGCCTAAAGCGGATTGCAGAAATTCCTTTTGATACGGACATTGGCCGGGCTGTAGACGCAGGCGAAGTCGAGTTCTTGGAAGTTTACGAGTACTTTGAACTGGCCAAAGAATTACAAAAACTCTTGGACAAATAA
- a CDS encoding CarD family transcriptional regulator: MFNIGDKVSYPMHGAGVITEISKKELLGEVKDYYTIKIPVNEVVVSVPVDKAEDLGLRPIIEKDELDGILETLKAEAKKTNGNWSKRHRNNFEKLKSGDILEVAEVVRDLTLLSRERNLSGGDRRMLTNSMNLLLSEIIMAYDVDEATAIKRIEECILE, encoded by the coding sequence ATGTTTAATATTGGTGACAAGGTTTCCTATCCTATGCATGGGGCGGGAGTTATCACCGAAATTTCAAAGAAGGAGCTTTTGGGTGAGGTCAAGGATTATTACACGATCAAGATTCCTGTAAACGAGGTTGTGGTTTCCGTGCCAGTTGACAAGGCCGAAGACTTGGGCCTGCGTCCGATCATTGAGAAGGACGAGCTGGACGGGATTTTGGAAACTCTCAAGGCCGAAGCCAAAAAGACCAATGGCAATTGGTCCAAGAGGCACAGAAATAATTTTGAAAAGCTCAAGTCAGGAGATATTTTAGAGGTGGCCGAGGTTGTTCGCGACCTGACTCTTCTTAGCCGTGAGAGAAATTTGTCGGGCGGAGACAGGCGGATGCTGACCAATTCTATGAATTTACTTTTGAGCGAAATCATTATGGCCTACGACGTTGACGAGGCCACTGCAATTAAAAGAATTGAAGAGTGCATTTTAGAGTAG
- a CDS encoding DUF898 domain-containing protein produces the protein MNNFDTQTGMPINMAKSEFKGGVFDYMGRQIIGALLTLVTLGLMLPWAIVLIKKWEINNTYIEGRRLTFDGTATQLFGNYIKWWFFTLITLGIYGFWVHIRMRQ, from the coding sequence ATGAACAATTTCGACACACAAACAGGCATGCCTATCAACATGGCCAAATCTGAATTTAAAGGCGGAGTATTTGATTACATGGGCAGGCAAATTATCGGAGCTTTACTTACACTCGTTACGCTTGGACTCATGCTCCCATGGGCAATAGTCCTAATCAAAAAATGGGAAATCAACAACACCTACATTGAAGGCAGGCGTTTGACATTCGACGGCACAGCAACACAACTCTTTGGCAACTACATCAAATGGTGGTTCTTCACTCTAATTACCCTTGGCATCTACGGATTTTGGGTCCACATCAGAATGAGACAGTAG
- the ispD gene encoding 2-C-methyl-D-erythritol 4-phosphate cytidylyltransferase, whose protein sequence is MIESMKVAVLIAAAGMSNRMKSDINKTFLLIDGKPILSHTINKFEKSKYVDQIIVLARKEEIDYVRENIIEPGGFKKVVALVEGGSSRQESIKNGLKILADDVDIVLSHDGARPFVHVETIDSAIEQMLDLRAVVVGVPVKDTIKNVFDDGSNKVYLTPKRALLWAAQTPQIFYAEDLRRAYIYADRENIEGTDDSSLVEKFGLQVTMVMGSYDNIKITTPEDLVLAELFRKSLKEN, encoded by the coding sequence ATGATTGAATCGATGAAGGTGGCGGTTTTAATTGCGGCGGCTGGCATGAGTAACAGGATGAAGTCAGATATCAACAAGACTTTCCTCCTCATAGACGGCAAGCCGATTTTATCCCACACTATAAATAAATTTGAAAAATCCAAGTACGTGGACCAGATTATTGTCCTTGCTCGCAAGGAGGAGATCGATTATGTCCGCGAAAATATTATTGAGCCCGGAGGCTTTAAAAAAGTGGTCGCCCTGGTAGAAGGCGGATCTTCACGCCAGGAATCCATAAAAAATGGCCTGAAGATTTTGGCCGACGATGTGGACATTGTCCTCAGCCATGACGGGGCCAGGCCATTTGTTCATGTGGAGACCATTGACTCGGCTATAGAGCAGATGCTGGACCTACGGGCGGTCGTGGTTGGCGTTCCGGTCAAGGACACGATTAAAAATGTTTTTGACGACGGATCCAACAAGGTTTACCTGACGCCAAAGAGGGCTCTACTTTGGGCGGCTCAAACTCCGCAGATTTTTTATGCGGAAGATTTGCGGCGGGCTTATATTTATGCAGACAGAGAAAATATCGAGGGGACCGACGACTCGTCATTGGTGGAAAAATTTGGTCTCCAGGTGACTATGGTCATGGGGTCCTACGACAATATAAAAATTACCACACCAGAGGACTTGGTTCTGGCGGAACTTTTCAGGAAGTCATTAAAGGAGAATTAA
- the ispF gene encoding 2-C-methyl-D-erythritol 2,4-cyclodiphosphate synthase — protein sequence MFRIGQGYDIHVFEKSRPLIIGGEELRDHDGLLGHSDADVLIHAIMDALLGAAGLRDIGYYFPDTDPKYKGISSIKLLKEVKKKLDEAGYTIGNIDSTVIAEEPKLNPHIEKMKANIGAALDLDQSQIAIKATTKEKMDASGQGLSIEALAIAMIKKD from the coding sequence ATGTTTAGAATTGGACAAGGCTACGACATTCACGTTTTTGAAAAGTCGCGGCCGCTAATTATAGGTGGGGAGGAGCTCAGGGACCACGATGGCCTCTTGGGCCACAGCGATGCGGATGTCCTCATCCACGCCATTATGGACGCCCTCTTGGGCGCGGCTGGCCTCAGGGATATTGGCTATTATTTTCCTGACACCGATCCCAAGTACAAGGGGATTTCTTCAATTAAACTTTTAAAAGAAGTCAAGAAAAAATTGGACGAGGCTGGCTATACCATTGGCAATATCGACTCAACAGTAATTGCCGAGGAGCCAAAGCTAAATCCCCACATAGAAAAGATGAAGGCAAATATTGGGGCGGCATTGGATCTTGACCAGAGTCAAATCGCCATCAAGGCCACCACAAAAGAAAAGATGGACGCAAGCGGTCAAGGGCTTTCAATCGAGGCTCTGGCCATAGCTATGATAAAGAAGGATTAA
- a CDS encoding stalk domain-containing protein, producing the protein MKRILSIALAICMLFTSLSFAKGSKEELMEYEMRFATVKEVIESSYRQILVENEIANKARIEKEIMLFPKTSIVDLKTGEFVKDYKFKEGERIQYFYRLDTPITLSLPAQMTPDVIGVNVDQAEFSIDVDYFDKKGQGKARRLDLNLPEDGKAKNFSGKDVEDFLPNELLVLYTIATRSIPPIATPEKIEILKRGNIYNDYDKADEKDILKAYEKTADLYYMRKALEGLGAEVKWIRDTNTTEITKADKKVVIYNENKEMQIDDMLIEMKDFNIENKITYMGREDIERILQHLEIEF; encoded by the coding sequence ATGAAAAGAATTTTATCTATAGCCTTGGCTATTTGCATGCTTTTTACAAGCCTGTCATTTGCCAAGGGAAGCAAGGAAGAACTAATGGAATATGAAATGAGATTTGCCACAGTAAAAGAGGTAATAGAGAGCAGCTATAGACAAATCCTAGTTGAAAATGAAATTGCAAATAAGGCTAGAATTGAAAAGGAAATAATGTTATTTCCAAAAACTAGCATTGTTGACCTAAAGACAGGTGAATTTGTAAAAGATTACAAATTCAAAGAGGGTGAGAGGATCCAATACTTTTACAGGCTTGATACTCCAATTACGCTATCTCTACCAGCACAGATGACCCCTGATGTAATTGGGGTAAATGTAGACCAGGCGGAATTTTCCATTGATGTGGATTATTTTGATAAAAAAGGTCAAGGTAAGGCCAGGAGGTTGGATTTAAATTTACCCGAAGATGGCAAGGCAAAGAACTTTTCTGGCAAAGACGTCGAGGACTTTTTGCCAAACGAGCTTCTAGTTCTCTACACAATCGCAACTAGGAGCATTCCACCGATTGCGACACCAGAAAAAATTGAAATTCTAAAGAGAGGTAATATTTACAACGATTATGATAAGGCTGATGAAAAAGATATCCTAAAGGCCTATGAAAAAACTGCTGATCTTTATTACATGAGAAAGGCCCTGGAAGGTTTGGGCGCAGAGGTTAAATGGATCAGGGATACAAATACAACCGAGATCACAAAGGCCGACAAGAAAGTCGTCATCTACAATGAAAATAAGGAAATGCAAATTGACGATATGCTTATTGAAATGAAAGATTTTAATATCGAAAATAAAATCACTTATATGGGTAGAGAAGATATTGAAAGAATCCTACAACATTTAGAAATCGAATTTTAA
- a CDS encoding folylpolyglutamate synthase/dihydrofolate synthase family protein → MKDFSIDEVRNLEFKDEDYDEADFGEYVDFIRSRVGLSNGQGLRRLLEFFDKPQDKLKVIAVGGTNGKSSVCNFLTNNLRKTGSCGLFIDPYLGEINNSISINYESIPKKRFMFYLDSLRPVIASLDEEGLRVSCQDILMDIMFMYFCQESVDFAVVEFAAHKSAELFNIVSSPFATVITSISVDKAAGLGETDEEVAKNIGALIKKDCPVFAYPQEEKIDEILREIAQENHADYYTFKKEEVVVDAINEHETDFHFMGYTGMITSLIGIHQMYNAALAMIVLHRLKGDFKVYTEIIRPSIYTAKSDGRLQLAFKHPRVLVDDAHNPVAVDALAEALKLFIYDRLVVLYTCDEVDDYVLEKVCGLADDLVLTKTYDPNHSCDIHDLEARVLKYRKDVQVIPDLEEAYKCAVDKASEKDIVLCCGSLYMVREIFKMKGKN, encoded by the coding sequence ATGAAAGATTTTTCTATTGATGAGGTAAGGAATCTGGAATTTAAGGATGAGGATTACGATGAGGCAGACTTTGGTGAATACGTGGATTTTATACGTTCGCGGGTGGGGCTTTCTAATGGTCAGGGCTTAAGGAGGCTATTGGAATTTTTTGACAAGCCTCAGGACAAGTTAAAGGTAATTGCTGTTGGCGGGACTAATGGCAAGTCGTCGGTTTGCAATTTCCTGACCAATAATTTGCGGAAGACGGGTTCCTGTGGGCTTTTTATAGATCCTTATTTGGGCGAAATCAACAATAGTATTTCCATTAACTATGAGAGCATTCCCAAAAAACGCTTCATGTTTTATCTTGATAGCCTGCGTCCGGTGATTGCTTCTCTGGACGAGGAGGGCTTAAGGGTCTCCTGCCAGGATATTTTGATGGATATAATGTTTATGTATTTTTGCCAGGAAAGTGTGGACTTTGCTGTGGTTGAATTTGCAGCCCACAAATCGGCTGAACTTTTCAATATCGTGAGCTCGCCTTTTGCCACTGTAATCACAAGTATTTCTGTGGACAAGGCGGCGGGTCTGGGCGAGACCGATGAAGAGGTTGCAAAAAATATTGGGGCTCTAATTAAAAAAGACTGCCCAGTTTTTGCCTACCCCCAAGAGGAAAAGATTGACGAAATTTTAAGGGAAATTGCCCAAGAAAATCATGCGGACTATTACACTTTTAAAAAGGAAGAGGTCGTTGTCGATGCCATCAACGAGCACGAAACGGATTTTCATTTTATGGGCTATACTGGAATGATAACTAGCCTTATTGGCATCCACCAAATGTACAATGCTGCCCTTGCCATGATCGTCTTGCATCGTTTAAAGGGCGACTTTAAAGTCTATACAGAGATCATCAGGCCGAGCATTTACACGGCTAAGTCCGATGGGCGTTTGCAGCTTGCCTTTAAGCATCCACGCGTCCTGGTTGACGATGCCCACAATCCAGTGGCGGTTGACGCCTTGGCTGAGGCCTTGAAACTCTTTATCTATGACAGGCTTGTGGTCCTTTATACTTGTGATGAGGTCGACGATTATGTTTTGGAAAAAGTCTGCGGCCTGGCAGATGACCTTGTGCTGACAAAAACTTACGATCCAAATCACTCATGCGACATTCATGACTTAGAGGCTAGGGTCTTGAAATACAGGAAAGATGTTCAGGTGATTCCAGACCTTGAAGAGGCCTACAAGTGCGCTGTGGACAAGGCTAGTGAAAAGGATATAGTTTTGTGCTGCGGGTCCCTTTATATGGTTAGGGAAATTTTTAAAATGAAAGGTAAAAATTAA
- the msrB gene encoding peptide-methionine (R)-S-oxide reductase MsrB, translating into MKHRIIYLAAGCFWGTEGYFKKIAGIEDTEVGYANGNTDYTNYHEVSATDHAETLKIIYDISKISLQEILLHFFRIIDPKSVNKQGGDRGRQYRTGIYYTDEGDLAAIMSVYRYFEEKLGDLAVEVQLLKNFVKAEDYHQDYLDKNPTGYCHVNLALSHEPLIVGDYKMKSDDELKAEMDELSYSVMREDKTERAGTSELNAEYRRGIYVDKITGEPLFASSTKFNAGCGWPSFTRPILQDKINYLKDTSHGMIRTEVRSRAGDNHLGHVFNDGPADQGGLRYCINGAAITFIPYEEMDERGYGEYKPLV; encoded by the coding sequence ATGAAACACAGGATAATTTATTTGGCGGCTGGATGTTTTTGGGGAACGGAAGGTTACTTCAAAAAAATCGCTGGCATCGAGGATACAGAAGTTGGTTACGCCAACGGCAATACTGACTACACCAACTACCATGAGGTGTCCGCGACTGATCACGCGGAAACTTTGAAAATAATTTATGATATTTCAAAAATTTCCCTGCAAGAAATCCTCCTCCACTTCTTTAGGATTATCGATCCAAAGTCAGTTAACAAGCAAGGTGGAGATAGGGGCAGGCAGTATCGGACTGGAATTTACTACACAGACGAAGGCGATCTTGCGGCCATAATGTCAGTCTATAGGTATTTTGAAGAAAAACTTGGCGACTTGGCTGTGGAAGTACAGCTATTAAAAAATTTCGTCAAGGCTGAAGACTACCACCAAGATTATTTGGATAAAAATCCTACAGGCTACTGCCATGTCAACCTAGCGCTGTCACATGAGCCCTTAATTGTGGGCGACTATAAAATGAAATCTGACGACGAGTTAAAAGCCGAGATGGACGAGCTCTCATACTCAGTTATGCGTGAGGACAAGACCGAACGCGCAGGCACCAGCGAATTAAATGCCGAATACAGGCGGGGAATTTACGTTGACAAGATCACGGGCGAACCACTCTTTGCATCGTCGACAAAATTTAACGCAGGCTGCGGCTGGCCATCATTTACCAGACCAATCTTGCAGGACAAAATAAATTACTTGAAAGACACTTCCCACGGCATGATTAGGACCGAGGTCAGAAGCCGGGCTGGCGACAACCACTTGGGCCACGTTTTTAACGACGGACCTGCAGACCAAGGCGGACTCAGGTACTGCATCAACGGTGCAGCCATCACCTTTATCCCTTACGAGGAAATGGACGAAAGGGGGTACGGCGAATACAAGCCACTAGTATGA
- the yfcE gene encoding phosphodiesterase, whose translation MRIGILSDTHGSYDEFMKAIEKMGKVDCYIHLGDVLYHGPRNDLPVKYDPKRLAEQIKNMDNIYFVKGNCDSEVDEMVTGKNIHENYLIKDFGDVRIFATHGHRESEEDRIQMAEAKFCDFLITGHTHIKVNRKTDTVHILNPGSTTIPKDGSRSCMVIDGYDIETYEW comes from the coding sequence ATGCGTATTGGAATATTAAGTGACACCCACGGGTCTTACGACGAATTTATGAAGGCCATTGAAAAGATGGGCAAGGTCGATTGCTACATTCACTTGGGCGACGTGCTCTACCACGGCCCCAGAAATGACCTGCCAGTTAAATACGACCCCAAGCGTTTGGCTGAGCAGATTAAAAATATGGACAACATTTATTTTGTCAAAGGCAATTGCGATTCTGAGGTCGACGAAATGGTCACAGGCAAAAACATCCACGAAAATTATCTGATTAAAGACTTTGGAGACGTGAGGATTTTTGCAACTCACGGTCACAGGGAATCTGAAGAAGATCGGATCCAAATGGCTGAGGCCAAATTTTGTGATTTTTTAATCACCGGTCACACCCACATCAAGGTCAACCGTAAGACGGACACCGTCCACATTTTAAACCCCGGATCTACTACTATTCCAAAGGATGGGAGTCGGTCATGTATGGTTATTGATGGGTACGACATAGAAACCTACGAATGGTGA
- a CDS encoding 5'-methylthioadenosine/S-adenosylhomocysteine nucleosidase: MNIGILVAVEFDAFYNIYGEPLESYKHGGFEVLKYHIHGKDVYVCPSKAGQIRAAMAMTLLLDFYKCETIINYGVVGALSNQEVEELAVVESVCHYEWDTTDADGGPKGKYEAFDEIFFKSTPRLVDLAQKIDPHLKKVKLASGDKFVAGLEAKTALRKEWGCDIVDMEGAAIAIASKLYGANFVMIKAVSDALTEGGAAFYDNFERASKVAVKIIDDLIREI, translated from the coding sequence ATGAACATAGGAATCCTAGTTGCAGTAGAATTTGATGCTTTTTACAATATATATGGAGAACCCCTTGAGTCATACAAGCACGGGGGCTTTGAGGTTTTAAAATACCATATCCACGGCAAGGACGTTTACGTCTGCCCTTCAAAGGCTGGGCAAATTCGTGCAGCCATGGCCATGACACTCCTCCTGGACTTTTACAAGTGCGAAACCATCATAAACTACGGTGTGGTCGGGGCGCTAAGCAACCAAGAGGTCGAAGAGCTGGCAGTGGTCGAGAGCGTTTGCCATTACGAATGGGACACGACGGATGCAGACGGCGGACCCAAGGGCAAGTACGAAGCCTTTGACGAAATATTTTTCAAGTCCACACCAAGGCTTGTGGACCTGGCCCAAAAAATCGATCCGCATTTAAAAAAGGTCAAGCTGGCTTCAGGTGACAAATTTGTGGCAGGCCTTGAGGCAAAGACAGCCCTCCGCAAAGAATGGGGCTGTGACATCGTAGACATGGAAGGGGCTGCCATAGCCATCGCTTCAAAACTCTACGGAGCCAACTTCGTCATGATAAAGGCGGTTTCAGACGCCCTGACCGAAGGCGGAGCAGCCTTTTACGACAACTTTGAACGCGCATCCAAGGTCGCAGTTAAAATCATCGACGACCTGATAAGAGAAATTTAA
- a CDS encoding lysylphosphatidylglycerol synthase transmembrane domain-containing protein — translation MGKKYLIGIILITLVLLLVGIFYADGVSSLKLAIENLEPRYVFLILGLMFAYWLSQAIIIMQLAHNQGQAMSLYAAFKTYMIGEFFSAVTPFSSGGQPMQVFYMSGIGIPTGVSTSILGVQLFFYTVARLLITFALSIYHGDFFYARGYAFTYMLVLGLIVGVAMVVFMVLAAYKPEFVKKIVLGFYKFLLKIKILKPKDEFVEKIEGEIENFNLGLQTFRGQSLVFYIMMIVENIIGYLVFYAMTYYIFVSYGVRPPSVSLTFAICAAVQISSGYIPIPGASLGAEGMFYLMFSSILPEGAPIFLVLLTWRLTTYYVKILLTFPFTIKLKEEKQLKNNKL, via the coding sequence ATGGGAAAAAAATATTTAATTGGAATTATTTTAATAACGCTGGTCCTCCTCTTGGTGGGAATTTTTTACGCTGACGGGGTAAGCTCGCTAAAGCTCGCCATAGAAAACCTGGAGCCGCGCTATGTATTTTTAATATTGGGACTCATGTTTGCCTATTGGCTTAGCCAGGCTATAATTATCATGCAACTGGCCCACAACCAAGGCCAAGCTATGAGCCTTTATGCAGCCTTCAAGACCTACATGATAGGCGAATTTTTTTCTGCCGTCACGCCATTTTCATCTGGCGGCCAACCCATGCAGGTCTTTTATATGAGTGGAATTGGAATTCCAACCGGCGTTTCGACATCGATTTTAGGAGTCCAACTTTTTTTCTACACTGTAGCCAGGCTGCTAATCACCTTTGCCCTTAGCATCTACCACGGAGATTTTTTCTACGCCCGCGGCTATGCCTTTACTTACATGCTGGTCCTGGGTCTAATAGTTGGTGTGGCCATGGTCGTCTTTATGGTCCTTGCCGCCTACAAGCCAGAGTTCGTCAAAAAAATCGTCCTGGGCTTTTATAAATTTTTGCTAAAGATAAAAATCCTAAAACCCAAAGACGAATTTGTAGAAAAAATCGAAGGGGAAATTGAAAATTTCAACCTAGGCCTGCAAACTTTCAGAGGTCAAAGCCTAGTTTTTTATATAATGATGATTGTGGAGAATATCATCGGCTATTTGGTATTTTATGCAATGACCTATTATATATTTGTATCCTACGGGGTCAGGCCGCCAAGCGTATCGCTCACCTTTGCCATATGTGCAGCAGTCCAAATCTCCAGCGGCTACATCCCAATACCAGGAGCCAGCCTGGGTGCCGAAGGCATGTTCTATCTCATGTTTTCATCCATCCTGCCCGAAGGAGCGCCAATATTTTTGGTCCTCTTAACCTGGAGACTCACCACCTACTATGTAAAAATTCTCCTCACCTTCCCCTTTACAATTAAACTAAAAGAGGAAAAGCAGTTGAAAAATAATAAATTATAG
- a CDS encoding PIN/TRAM domain-containing protein yields MARKIIKWLIALLGGVIGYGLVLLVTSLIKFEFPKLGYEIATYAAAVIVFFIIFYLSSEFFIDRVRKLIDKLDSDIKKLSVLDVILGTVGLLIGLGLSYIAVKIISGIKIPILVDILSVVIYITVIMVSMAIAVRRKDDLEAYIRKYKSAGTEASKKFLDTSVIIDGRILDAMRTGFIDGDLIVPSFVLEELQFIADSADSMRREKGRRGLDILNQMTHEFKDQVRVVDYEKDKKTTVDLALLELTKKEGGVVMTNDYNLNKVAGVKSIRVLNINDLSTALMPVVLPGERFDLQIVRQGKEAGQGVGFLNDGTMVVVEDGSGLVDTIQHVEVTSVLQTSAGRMIFVKIV; encoded by the coding sequence ATGGCAAGAAAAATAATTAAGTGGCTAATTGCCCTTTTGGGAGGAGTTATAGGCTATGGTTTGGTCCTGCTTGTAACTTCTCTAATTAAGTTTGAATTTCCTAAACTGGGATATGAAATTGCGACTTATGCCGCAGCTGTTATTGTATTTTTTATTATTTTTTATTTATCATCTGAATTTTTCATTGACCGGGTTAGGAAATTGATTGACAAATTGGATAGCGACATCAAGAAGCTCAGCGTCCTCGATGTTATACTGGGTACTGTAGGACTTTTGATTGGCCTGGGCCTTTCATATATCGCTGTTAAAATAATTTCTGGGATCAAGATTCCAATTCTTGTGGATATTCTTTCAGTTGTTATTTACATTACAGTTATTATGGTCTCAATGGCCATCGCCGTCAGACGCAAGGATGATCTGGAGGCTTATATCAGAAAATACAAGTCGGCAGGGACTGAGGCTAGTAAGAAGTTTTTGGATACCTCTGTTATTATTGACGGGCGGATTTTGGATGCCATGCGAACTGGTTTTATTGATGGGGACCTCATTGTGCCATCTTTTGTCTTGGAAGAGCTCCAATTTATTGCGGACTCGGCTGACTCTATGCGGAGGGAAAAAGGCAGGCGGGGCCTGGATATTTTAAATCAAATGACCCACGAGTTCAAAGACCAAGTCCGGGTCGTGGATTACGAAAAGGACAAGAAGACCACGGTTGACTTGGCCCTTTTGGAACTGACCAAAAAAGAGGGCGGGGTCGTAATGACCAACGACTACAATTTAAACAAGGTCGCAGGAGTCAAGAGCATTCGCGTCCTTAATATAAACGACTTATCAACTGCCCTTATGCCGGTGGTTTTGCCAGGCGAGAGATTTGATTTACAAATTGTCCGCCAGGGCAAGGAAGCTGGTCAGGGCGTTGGATTTTTAAACGACGGAACCATGGTCGTGGTCGAAGATGGATCAGGACTGGTCGATACCATCCAACACGTGGAGGTTACTAGTGTTTTGCAAACTTCGGCTGGGCGGATGATTTTTGTTAAAATTGTTTAG